Proteins found in one Deltaproteobacteria bacterium genomic segment:
- a CDS encoding DUF4180 domain-containing protein gives MNVKVLDRDGVRIVECTDSITRVDDALDLIAACIERGSTRLLIDSRHLPAAFFDLRSKFAGEFLQKLQNYRLRVAAVFLSEHEYGERFSEFLSEAKRGNSFRAFTVRTDAEAWLAFQ, from the coding sequence ATGAACGTGAAGGTGCTCGATCGGGACGGCGTGCGCATCGTCGAATGCACTGATTCGATCACTCGCGTCGATGACGCGCTCGATCTGATCGCGGCGTGCATCGAGCGCGGTTCGACGCGATTGCTGATCGACTCGCGACACCTGCCCGCGGCGTTCTTCGACCTGCGGTCCAAGTTCGCTGGCGAGTTTCTCCAGAAGCTGCAGAACTACCGACTCCGCGTCGCCGCGGTGTTCCTCTCGGAGCACGAATACGGCGAGAGGTTTTCGGAGTTCTTGTCGGAGGCGAAACGTGGCAACAGTTTTCGCGCCTTCACCGTCCGCACCGACGCGGAAGCCTGGCTCGCCTTCCAGTAG
- a CDS encoding glutathione S-transferase family protein produces MLKLHHHPFSTFSRRVRIALIEKNIDCELVEVDMMAGAHRSEAYRKLNPYGRVPTLEEDGLVLYESTAILEYLEATHPQPPLVPADARGRALVAMHMKLCDIQLARQTGTIIFPMRFLPKERWDEAAMAQAKKEIEKHLVILDAQLASKSYLVGDRYSLAEVCYAPFVEFFPLMKIAPPPNVAAWTKSLLERPSAVQTKPAA; encoded by the coding sequence ATGCTCAAGTTGCACCATCACCCATTCTCGACGTTCTCCCGCCGCGTGCGCATCGCGCTGATTGAGAAGAACATCGATTGCGAGTTGGTCGAGGTCGACATGATGGCGGGCGCCCACCGCAGCGAGGCGTACCGCAAGCTGAATCCGTACGGGCGCGTGCCGACGCTCGAAGAAGACGGCCTTGTGCTCTACGAGTCGACCGCGATCCTCGAATACCTCGAAGCAACACATCCGCAGCCGCCGCTCGTACCGGCGGACGCGCGCGGACGCGCGCTCGTCGCCATGCACATGAAGCTCTGCGACATCCAACTCGCGCGCCAGACCGGCACGATCATCTTTCCCATGCGCTTCCTGCCGAAGGAACGGTGGGACGAGGCGGCGATGGCGCAGGCGAAGAAGGAGATCGAGAAACACCTCGTCATCCTCGACGCGCAGCTCGCCAGCAAGAGCTACCTCGTGGGCGACCGATATTCGCTCGCCGAGGTCTGCTACGCGCCCTTCGTCGAGTTCTTTCCACTGATGAAGATTGCGCCGCCACCGAACGTCGCCGCCTGGACCAAGAGCCTTCTCGAACGCCCGAGCGCAGTGCAGACCAAGCCGGCCGCTTGA
- a CDS encoding VOC family protein: protein MAELDHLILAVGDVQASAKFYAEILGFALEGSDGPFTVVRVTPALTIQLAPWGTQGGDHLAFAMSSAEFEAVFDRVKAVGIEFGDAFDAVGSMKGPGREMGAKGMGKALYFFDPSRHLIEIRTYE, encoded by the coding sequence ATGGCAGAACTCGATCACTTGATCTTGGCGGTAGGGGACGTTCAGGCGAGCGCGAAGTTCTACGCTGAGATTCTCGGATTCGCTCTCGAAGGCAGCGACGGCCCGTTCACCGTTGTCCGCGTCACTCCGGCGCTGACGATTCAACTCGCACCGTGGGGCACGCAGGGTGGAGATCACCTCGCGTTTGCGATGTCGAGTGCGGAGTTCGAAGCGGTGTTCGACCGTGTGAAGGCGGTGGGAATCGAATTCGGCGACGCGTTCGATGCCGTCGGCAGCATGAAGGGACCGGGAAGAGAAATGGGCGCCAAGGGCATGGGAAAGGCCCTCTACTTCTTCGACCCGAGCCGGCATCTCATCGAAATCCGGACGTACGAATAA
- a CDS encoding DUF1003 domain-containing protein, with protein sequence MNNHVRELAQKLLRTGFEKLTEREQRVIRQIAERMHISRNINQEFEGRLTFGQRLADHVASFGGSWTFIMLFGFVLVVWVIVNSFILGARAEAFDPYPYILLNLFLSMLAALQAPVIMMSQNRQAAKDRMDASHDYEVNLKAELEILGLHQKMDALREQQWAELLALQREQIDALAQLLNQRGQPARLDR encoded by the coding sequence ATGAACAACCACGTAAGAGAGCTTGCGCAGAAGTTGCTGCGCACCGGATTCGAGAAGCTGACGGAGCGTGAGCAGCGCGTGATACGGCAGATCGCGGAGCGCATGCACATCAGCCGCAACATCAATCAAGAGTTCGAAGGACGGCTCACCTTTGGCCAGCGCTTGGCGGATCACGTGGCGTCGTTCGGCGGCTCGTGGACCTTCATCATGCTCTTTGGTTTTGTGTTGGTGGTGTGGGTGATCGTGAACTCGTTCATTCTGGGGGCGCGCGCGGAGGCGTTTGATCCGTATCCCTACATTCTGTTGAATCTGTTCCTCTCCATGCTCGCGGCGTTACAAGCGCCGGTCATCATGATGTCGCAGAACCGGCAGGCGGCGAAGGACCGGATGGATGCCTCCCACGACTACGAAGTGAACTTGAAGGCCGAGTTGGAGATACTCGGACTGCACCAAAAGATGGATGCCCTGCGCGAACAACAATGGGCGGAACTACTGGCGCTGCAACGGGAGCAGATCGACGCGCTAGCGCAACTCCTCAACCAGCGCGGGCAACCCGCGCGCCTCGATCGATGA
- the pssA gene encoding CDP-diacylglycerol--serine O-phosphatidyltransferase, whose amino-acid sequence MIRGFHFADLLTIANGCCGIAAVFHAMRFVASHETAQLYVAVVLVPLAIVFDLLDGRVARWRHKASPMGREMDSLADVISFGVAPAAIAFAVGLNTALDQALLIYFAVCGLSRLARFNITAEELAGEGGKVTHFEGTPIPTSIVPLGLLLILYRNEALLPVQPFGIRMHLVSLLFALSGSLMISKTLRIPKP is encoded by the coding sequence ATGATTCGCGGTTTTCATTTCGCGGATCTGCTGACGATCGCGAACGGATGCTGTGGGATCGCGGCGGTGTTTCACGCGATGCGATTTGTGGCGAGCCATGAGACGGCGCAGCTCTACGTGGCGGTCGTCCTGGTTCCTTTGGCGATCGTGTTCGACCTGCTCGATGGACGGGTCGCACGCTGGCGTCACAAGGCGTCGCCGATGGGCCGCGAGATGGACTCGCTCGCCGATGTGATCTCGTTTGGTGTCGCGCCCGCTGCGATTGCCTTCGCGGTCGGCCTGAACACCGCGTTGGATCAGGCCTTGCTCATCTATTTCGCCGTGTGCGGGCTCAGCCGGCTCGCGCGCTTCAACATCACAGCAGAGGAGTTGGCCGGCGAGGGCGGCAAGGTCACGCACTTCGAGGGCACGCCGATCCCGACCAGCATCGTACCGCTCGGGCTTCTGCTGATCCTCTACCGCAATGAGGCGTTGCTGCCGGTGCAGCCGTTCGGTATCCGCATGCACCTCGTGTCGCTGCTGTTCGCGCTGTCGGGAAGTCTGATGATCAGCAAGACGTTGCGAATTCCGAAGCCGTGA
- a CDS encoding cold shock domain-containing protein, giving the protein MAQGTVKWFNAEKGFGFISCDDGVDVFVHHTAIVGEGYRSLDEGQKVSFDVTQGKKGPQASNVTKL; this is encoded by the coding sequence ATGGCTCAAGGAACAGTGAAATGGTTCAATGCCGAGAAGGGATTTGGCTTCATCAGCTGCGACGATGGTGTCGATGTGTTCGTTCACCACACCGCGATCGTCGGCGAAGGCTACCGCAGTCTCGACGAAGGCCAGAAGGTCAGTTTCGACGTGACCCAAGGCAAAAAGGGACCGCAAGCGTCCAACGTTACCAAGCTGTAA